In Arachis stenosperma cultivar V10309 chromosome 1, arast.V10309.gnm1.PFL2, whole genome shotgun sequence, one DNA window encodes the following:
- the LOC130976123 gene encoding protein MODIFYING WALL LIGNIN-2-like isoform X3, with protein MEIPSPRCKFSLIIIFFIISLSLGFVSFIFCIAAELVRNKEDDLRWNGKLCYLPTSPSFGLGIAALVTLFIAHIIGNTIMFKSSCSSKIPPLAKILWFISCDVWQAQLWDCSNFVDSSYKHE; from the exons ATGGAAATTCCTTCTCCAAGGTGCAAATTCTCATTGAtaatcatcttcttcatcatttCCCTCTCCCTTGGCTTCGTTTCCTTCATCTTTTGCATAGCTGCTGAGTTAGTAAGGAATAAG GAGGATGATCTCAGGTGGAATGGAAAGCTGTGTTATCTACCAACAAGTCCATCATTTGGATTGGGAATTGCAGCTTTGGTTACTCTCTTCATTGCTCACATAATTGGGAATACTATCATGTTCAAGAGCTCTTGTTCTTCTAAGATACCTCCTCTTGCAAAGATTCTTTGGTTCATATCATG TGATGTTTGGCAGGCTCAGCTTTGGGATTGCAGTAATTTTGTTGATAGCAGCTACAAGCATGAGTAG
- the LOC130944642 gene encoding uncharacterized protein LOC130944642 → MEKSKMVEAGGNNNDCSSMETGFGSNFSDLTKSFSLALRSLLTSCSNQEFNEAFSTFTDTETQFLHRLFLQLITSLHENIEEEFKSICLRTKVGATLDAVEEVIEERDLDPLFSERSNIMDVAEDLSAAKKNEIQHLKEMVQLGEEKNQMLRSRLQLLREGRQVSSGAFQAVEKFRSMNLSYGANISDK, encoded by the exons ATGGAGAAGTCGAAAATGGTTGAAGCAGGTGGCAACAACAACGATTGTTCTTCAATGGAAACGGGATTCGGAAGCAACTTCTCCGATTTGACCAAGTCCTTCAGTTTGGCCCTTCGTTCTCTCCTCACTTCTTGCTCCAACCAG GAATTCAATGAAGCTTTCTCAACTTTTACTGACACTGAAACACAATTTCTTCATCGTCTATTTCTTCAG CTCATCACTTCGTTGCATGAAAACATAGAG GAAGAGTTTAAATCAATCTGCCTTCGAACAAAG GTAGGAGCCACCCTCGATGCAGTTGAGGAAGTCATAGAAGAAAGAGATCTCGATCCCTTATTTTCAGAGAG GAGTAACATAATGGATGTTGCTGAGGATCTGTCTGCGGCAAAGAAGAATGAAATTCAACATCTAAAGGAGATGGTGCAGTTG GGAGAGGAAAAGAATCAAATGCTTCGATCACGATTACAACTCCTTAGGGAAGGCAGACAAGTCTCGTCTGGTGCTTTCCAAGCTGTTGAGAAG TTCAGAAGCATGAATTTGAGCTATGGTGCTAACATCAGTGACAAGTGA
- the LOC130976123 gene encoding protein MODIFYING WALL LIGNIN-1-like isoform X1, translated as MEIPSPRCKFSLIIIFFIISLSLGFVSFIFCIAAELVRNKEDDLRWNGKLCYLPTSPSFGLGIAALVTLFIAHIIGNTIMFKSSCSSKIPPLAKILWFISCAEITKSKVMFGRLSFGIAVILLIAATSMSRRQVYGVGWLNGECYLVKGGTYAGSAILVLLTIGSINASAFSTSQFHLTNKIHKQMG; from the exons ATGGAAATTCCTTCTCCAAGGTGCAAATTCTCATTGAtaatcatcttcttcatcatttCCCTCTCCCTTGGCTTCGTTTCCTTCATCTTTTGCATAGCTGCTGAGTTAGTAAGGAATAAG GAGGATGATCTCAGGTGGAATGGAAAGCTGTGTTATCTACCAACAAGTCCATCATTTGGATTGGGAATTGCAGCTTTGGTTACTCTCTTCATTGCTCACATAATTGGGAATACTATCATGTTCAAGAGCTCTTGTTCTTCTAAGATACCTCCTCTTGCAAAGATTCTTTGGTTCATATCATG TGcagaaattacaaaatcaaaagTGATGTTTGGCAGGCTCAGCTTTGGGATTGCAGTAATTTTGTTGATAGCAGCTACAAGCATGAGTAGAAGGCAGGTCTATGGAGTGGGATGGTTGAATGGTGAATGCTACTTAGTCAAAGGAGGAACATATGCTGGCTCAGCCATATTGGTCCTACTCACAATTGGTTCTATAAATGCTTCAGCAttctcaacaagtcaatttcaTCTTACAAACAAAATACACAAACAAATGGGGTAA
- the LOC130933384 gene encoding long-chain-alcohol oxidase FAO4A-like, with product MEENDRRNGSLRLGMGMGLMKKVHTEDTVVVEIDANGDDDTDQILQRRRRRQSRQRLLHELLEEDDHKLCRLSERQMKSLLALTDTILPSIKPPPSSQSSSLSNFYSTSASMPPTPHRLGVLISEKLKHPNTWLLRLTLWLLSTWFGTFILSGIPSITTSFPFFHTFHQLPLHNRQQIMQSWSLSYFRLLRMFFRTIKLLTLLVFFTQVDESGENQSWNAIGYSGPDPDFKSSKENDTNVDGEEAMGPLYKGVVHLNSQRRESIAESLRTFGFCVSLLSPKKESSISSPSLSIECDAVVIGSGSGGGVVAGVLAKAGYKVLVLEKGGYSARNNLSLLEGPSMDEMYLSNGLVATDDMSVLILAGSTVGGGSAINWSASIKTPKHVCKEWCEKHELELFESELYKEAMEVVCEKMGVQCEVEEEGLNNAVLRKGCEEMGYPVTNIPRNAKKDHYCGWCCFGCKDGRKKGTSETWLVDLVKSGNGAILPSCEAIQVLHKKKRGGARRIAKGVAFQFVDHKGSKEICVVESKVTIVACGALCTPPLLKRSGLKNPNIGRHLHLHPVAMAWGSFPNTDTDTDTETSFSSKKSYEGGIMTAMSTVVADFDKSGYGALIQTPALHPGMFSILMPWTSGADVKERMRKFSRTAHVFALARDQGSGTVKSASNIRYQMKDVDKENLRRGMEKVLRILAGAGAEEIGTHHNKGRVLNVKKVSYKELEKFVREESSRIVVDDEISTPYCSAHQMGSCRMGNDPKGSVVNQMGETWEVEGLYVADTSVFPTALGVNPMVTVQAIAYCTAQSLLQLLKRKM from the exons ATGGAAGAGAATGATCGGAGAAATGGTAGCTTGAGGTTGGGAATGGGAATGGGGTTGATGAAGAAAGTGCACACAGAAGATACAGTGGTTGTTGAGATTGATGCCAATGGTGATGATGATACGGATCAGATActccaaagaagaagaagaagacagagCAGGCAGCGCCTCCTCCATGAGCTTCTAGAAGAAGACGATCACAAACTGTGCCGCCTGTCGGAGAGGCAGATGAAGTCACTGCTTGCTCTCACCGACACCATCTTGCCGTCAATAAAACCGCCGCCATCTTCTCAATCATCATCACTTTCCAACTTCTACAGCACTTCTGCTTCCATGCCTCCTACACCTCACCGT cttggggttttgataagtgAGAAGCTGAAACACCCAAATACATGGCTGCTAAGGTTAACGCTGTGGCTACTATCCACATGGTTTGGGACATTCATACTCTCTGGAATTCCCAGCATCACAACCAGCTTCCCATTCTTCCACACCTTCCATCAACTTCCTCTTCACAACCGCCAACAAATCATGCAATCTTGGTCTCTCAGTTACTTTCGTCTCCTTAGGATGTTTTTTAGGACCATCAAGCTCCTTACCCTCCTTGTCTTCTTCACTCAG GTAGATGAATCAGGAGAAAATCAATCATGGAATGCAATTGGATATAGTGGACCTGATCCTGACTTCAAATCATCAAAAGAGAATGATACTAATGTGGATGGTGAAGAAGCTATGGGACCCCTTTACAAAGGCGTTGTCCATTTGAACTCCCAAAGAAGAGAAAGCATTGCAGAGTCTCTAAGAACATTTGGGTTCTGTGTCTCGTTATTGAGTCCTAAGAAGGAAAGTAGCATATCATCTCCATCTCTATCCATTGAATGTGATGCAGTTGTTATAGGTTCCGGTTCAGGAGGTGGCGTAGTAGCCGGAGTGTTAGCAAAAGCCGGTTACAAAGTTCTTGTTTTGGAGAAAGGAGGCTATTCTGctaggaacaatctttcccttcTTGAAGGCCCATCCATGGATGAAATGTACCTCTCTAATGGTTTGGTTGCAACTGATGACATGTCCGTGCTAATTCTAGCAG GTTCCACAGTTGGTGGAGGCTCTGCAATAAACTGGTCAGCAAGCATCAAGACCCCAAAACATGTGTGCAAGGAATGGTGTGAAAAGCACGAGCTAGAGCTATTTGAGAGTGAACTATACAAAGAAGCCATGGAAGTTGTGTGTGAGAAAATGGGGGTGCAATGCGAGGTAGAGGAAGAAGGTCTGAACAATGCAGTGTTAAGAAAAGGGTGTGAAGAAATGGGATATCCAGTGACTAACATTCCAAGGAATGCGAAAAAAGATCACTATTGCGGTTGGTGCTGCTTTGGATGCAAGGATGGAAGGAAGAAAGGCACATCAGAAACATGGCTTGTTGACTTAGTTAAATCAGGTAACGGAGCAATTCTACCAAGCTGTGAGGCCATCCAAGTGCTGCataagaagaagagaggagGCGCAAGAAGAATAGCAAAAGGGGTAGCCTTTCAATTTGTTGATCACAAAGGAAGCAAAGAGATTTGTGTTGTGGAGTCTAAGGTCACAATAGTTGCATGTGGAGCACTCTGCACTCCTCCATTGCTCAAGAGAAGTGGCCTCAAGAACCCCAACATAGGCAGACACCTCCACCTTCATCCCGTCGCCATGGCATGGGGCTCTTTCCCAAATACGGACACTGACACGGACACAGAAACCTCCTTCTCCTCTAAGAAGAGCTACGAAGGAGGGATTATGACAGCCATGTCAACCGTGGTGGCTGATTTTGACAAATCCGGATACGGCGCATTGATACAAACACCTGCCCTGCATCCTGGCATGTTCTCAATCCTAATGCCATGGACTTCAGGAGCAGACGTGAAAGAAAGGATGCGCAAGTTTTCAAGAACTGCTCACGTTTTCGCTCTCGCCAGGGATCAAGGATCAGGAACGGTGAAGTCAGCAAGCAACATAAGATACCAAATGAAGGACGTGGACAAAGAGAATCTAAGGAGAGGAATGGAGAAAGTGCTGAGAATATTGGCGGGTGCTGGAGCTGAAGAAATAGGCACACATCACAACAAGGGAAGGGTGTTGAATGTGAAGAAAGTTAGTTACAAGGAGTTGGAGAAGTTTGTGAGGGAAGAGAGTTCGAGAATAGTGGTTGACGATGAAATATCAACGCCGTATTGTTCGGCGCATCAGATGGGGAGTTGTAGAATGGGGAATGATCCAAAGGGTTCAGTTGTGAATCAAATGGGTGAGACATGGGAAGTTGAAGGTCTTTATGTGGCTGACACAAGTGTGTTCCCTACTGCTTTGGGTGTCAATCCAATGGTCACTGTTCAAGCCATTGCTTATTGCACTGCTCAATCTCTTCTTCAACtccttaaaagaaaaatgtaa
- the LOC130976123 gene encoding protein MODIFYING WALL LIGNIN-2-like isoform X2, whose translation MEIPSPRCKFSLIIIFFIISLSLGFVSFIFCIAAELVRNKEDDLRWNGKLCYLPTSPSFGLGIAALVTLFIAHIIGNTIMFKSSCSSKIPPLAKILWFISWLSFGIAVILLIAATSMSRRQVYGVGWLNGECYLVKGGTYAGSAILVLLTIGSINASAFSTSQFHLTNKIHKQMG comes from the exons ATGGAAATTCCTTCTCCAAGGTGCAAATTCTCATTGAtaatcatcttcttcatcatttCCCTCTCCCTTGGCTTCGTTTCCTTCATCTTTTGCATAGCTGCTGAGTTAGTAAGGAATAAG GAGGATGATCTCAGGTGGAATGGAAAGCTGTGTTATCTACCAACAAGTCCATCATTTGGATTGGGAATTGCAGCTTTGGTTACTCTCTTCATTGCTCACATAATTGGGAATACTATCATGTTCAAGAGCTCTTGTTCTTCTAAGATACCTCCTCTTGCAAAGATTCTTTGGTTCATATCATG GCTCAGCTTTGGGATTGCAGTAATTTTGTTGATAGCAGCTACAAGCATGAGTAGAAGGCAGGTCTATGGAGTGGGATGGTTGAATGGTGAATGCTACTTAGTCAAAGGAGGAACATATGCTGGCTCAGCCATATTGGTCCTACTCACAATTGGTTCTATAAATGCTTCAGCAttctcaacaagtcaatttcaTCTTACAAACAAAATACACAAACAAATGGGGTAA